The following proteins are co-located in the Microbacterium profundi genome:
- the nirD gene encoding nitrite reductase small subunit NirD has translation MTLMPDTRSAVRVCSIHDLEVERGRAALLGAEQIALFLLRDGTVHAVSNLDPYSGANVISRGIVGTRGDAPTIASPMHKQVFDLRTGECVESQGKPALALGVWAVRIDGDDVYLPSHAARSSDEALQEVG, from the coding sequence ATGACGCTCATGCCCGACACCCGCAGCGCGGTGCGCGTGTGCAGCATCCATGACCTCGAGGTGGAGCGGGGCCGCGCCGCACTGCTCGGGGCGGAGCAGATCGCGCTGTTCCTGCTCCGTGACGGCACCGTGCATGCCGTCTCGAACCTCGATCCGTACAGCGGGGCGAACGTGATCTCGCGCGGCATCGTCGGCACGAGGGGTGATGCGCCGACGATCGCCTCGCCCATGCACAAGCAGGTGTTCGATCTGCGGACCGGCGAGTGCGTGGAGAGCCAGGGAAAACCTGCTCTGGCCCTCGGCGTATGGGCAGTTCGCATCGACGGAGACGACGTGTATCTGCCTTCGCATGCGGCTCGGTCGTCCGACGAGGCGCTGCAGGAGGTGGGCTGA
- a CDS encoding sirohydrochlorin chelatase, with protein sequence MTTLIACSHGTNDLAGQDAVRSLIDDVRALLPEVRVVAAVVDVEQPQIDEVIDHEARRDDVIVVPLLLSVGYHTAVDISRAVDRHAGARQSEPLGTHPLIADVLVDRLATALPGGWLPGDHVVLAAAGSSNPSALIDVETVAAAVRTMLPVPVTVGYASASAPRITDAVADARLSGAARVIAASHVLAPGFFAGLVSAAGADVVSTPLAPDRRIARVVADRFHATR encoded by the coding sequence GTGACCACCTTGATCGCCTGCTCGCACGGAACGAACGACCTGGCCGGGCAGGATGCGGTCCGCAGCCTGATCGACGACGTCAGGGCGCTGCTGCCGGAGGTGAGGGTCGTCGCGGCTGTGGTCGACGTGGAGCAGCCGCAGATCGATGAGGTGATCGACCATGAGGCACGACGGGACGACGTGATCGTCGTGCCGTTGCTGCTGTCAGTCGGGTACCACACCGCCGTCGACATCTCGCGAGCCGTCGACAGGCATGCCGGCGCCCGGCAGTCGGAACCGCTCGGTACGCATCCGCTCATCGCGGACGTCCTCGTGGATCGTCTGGCTACGGCGCTGCCCGGCGGATGGCTGCCGGGGGACCATGTCGTGCTCGCCGCTGCGGGATCGAGCAACCCATCGGCACTGATCGATGTGGAAACGGTCGCAGCCGCGGTGCGGACGATGCTTCCCGTTCCCGTCACCGTCGGATACGCATCGGCATCCGCTCCCCGCATCACGGATGCTGTCGCGGATGCGCGCCTGAGCGGCGCCGCTCGTGTGATCGCAGCCAGTCATGTGCTGGCGCCGGGTTTCTTCGCCGGGCTCGTCTCGGCCGCAGGTGCGGATGTCGTCAGCACGCCCCTCGCGCCCGATCGGCGCATCGCCAGGGTCGTCGCAGACCGCTTCCACGCCACCCGCTGA
- the rpsD gene encoding 30S ribosomal protein S4, translating to MVTKSQDRRKVRLSRALGVALTPKAARYLEKRPYAPGEHGRTKRKTDSDYAVRLREKQRLREQYGIREKQMRNTFNEARRHDGLTGENLVELLEMRLDALVLRAGFARTTAQARQLVVHRHILVDGQLVDRPSFRVKPGQLIHVKAKSEGTEPFQVAAAGGHAEVLPPVPGYLEVELDKLHARLLRRPKRAEVPVTCEVQLVVEYYAAR from the coding sequence GTGGTCACGAAGTCCCAGGACCGCCGCAAGGTCCGCCTGTCCCGCGCCCTCGGCGTGGCACTCACACCGAAGGCCGCCCGCTACCTCGAGAAGCGTCCCTACGCTCCGGGCGAGCACGGCCGCACCAAGCGCAAGACCGACAGCGACTACGCCGTCCGTCTGCGCGAGAAGCAGCGTCTGCGCGAGCAGTACGGCATCCGCGAGAAGCAGATGCGCAACACGTTCAACGAGGCTCGCCGCCACGACGGCCTGACCGGTGAGAACCTGGTCGAGCTGCTCGAGATGCGTCTCGACGCGCTCGTGCTGCGTGCCGGTTTCGCCCGCACCACCGCGCAGGCTCGCCAGCTCGTCGTGCACCGTCACATCCTCGTCGACGGCCAGCTCGTCGACCGCCCGTCGTTCCGCGTGAAGCCGGGTCAGCTCATCCACGTCAAGGCCAAGAGCGAGGGCACCGAGCCCTTCCAGGTGGCAGCAGCCGGCGGTCACGCAGAGGTGCTTCCCCCCGTTCCCGGCTACCTCGAGGTCGAGCTCGACAAGCTCCACGCGCGTCTGCTGCGTCGTCCGAAGCGCGCCGAGGTCCCCGTGACCTGTGAAGTGCAGCTCGTCGTCGAGTACTACGCGGCTCGCTGA
- the cobA gene encoding uroporphyrinogen-III C-methyltransferase, whose product MTTMLGLSLTGRRVVLVGGGAVSARRLGRFLADGALVRIVAPALAPQLHALVASHREQAGADEVEWVPRRFIAEDLDEAWLAHCATGDVTVDREVAALCEQRRIFCINASDGAHGSARMTAQATSGDVVVGVSSEVGVDPRRAAGVRNAIEGMLESGRLPLRRRRTGGTGRVDLVGGGPGPIDLMTVRARRLLAEADVVIADRLGPTDAVIAELDPEVHVIDVGKRPHHHPVPQDEINALLVEHAAAGKRVVRLKGGDPFVYGRGGEEIIACQQAGIPVEVTPGVSSALSVPQAAGIPVTHRGTASALHVVNGQGDVSATTLHALADPEVTTAMLMGVAALPEVVRTALEHGISDELPVAIIENGHTPRQRTTRSTLGDVVARAAAVGVQNPAVIVFGDVARAGLLMPESVRTRESHR is encoded by the coding sequence ATGACCACGATGCTCGGGCTGTCGCTGACCGGACGCCGCGTCGTGCTCGTCGGCGGTGGAGCCGTCTCCGCTCGACGCCTCGGGCGATTCCTCGCCGATGGAGCGCTGGTGCGCATCGTGGCACCCGCGCTCGCGCCGCAGCTGCACGCCCTGGTCGCCTCGCATCGGGAGCAAGCAGGCGCGGACGAGGTCGAATGGGTTCCGCGCCGCTTCATCGCGGAAGACCTCGACGAGGCATGGCTCGCGCACTGCGCGACCGGCGACGTCACCGTCGACCGAGAGGTCGCCGCACTCTGCGAGCAGCGGCGGATCTTCTGCATCAACGCGTCCGACGGTGCGCACGGCAGCGCACGGATGACTGCGCAGGCCACGTCAGGTGACGTGGTCGTCGGCGTGTCGAGCGAAGTGGGCGTCGATCCTCGTCGTGCGGCCGGAGTGCGCAACGCGATCGAGGGGATGCTGGAATCCGGTCGCCTGCCGCTGCGCAGGCGACGCACGGGGGGCACCGGCCGCGTCGACCTCGTCGGCGGCGGACCCGGTCCCATCGATCTCATGACGGTGCGCGCACGGCGACTGCTCGCCGAAGCCGATGTCGTCATCGCCGACCGTCTCGGGCCGACGGATGCGGTGATCGCCGAGCTCGATCCAGAAGTGCACGTGATCGACGTCGGCAAACGCCCGCACCACCACCCTGTGCCGCAGGATGAGATCAACGCACTGCTGGTCGAACACGCCGCGGCAGGCAAGCGCGTCGTCCGCCTCAAGGGCGGCGATCCGTTCGTGTACGGCCGAGGCGGCGAAGAGATCATCGCCTGTCAACAGGCGGGTATCCCCGTCGAGGTCACTCCCGGCGTCTCCAGCGCGCTGTCGGTGCCGCAGGCCGCCGGGATCCCGGTGACGCACCGGGGCACAGCATCCGCCCTGCATGTCGTGAACGGCCAGGGCGACGTGTCGGCCACCACCCTCCACGCGCTCGCAGACCCCGAAGTGACGACCGCGATGCTCATGGGCGTCGCGGCGCTCCCGGAAGTCGTGCGAACGGCGCTCGAGCACGGGATCAGCGACGAGCTTCCGGTCGCGATCATCGAGAACGGTCACACCCCGCGCCAGCGCACGACCCGCAGCACTCTCGGTGACGTCGTCGCACGTGCCGCCGCGGTCGGCGTGCAGAACCCGGCAGTGATCGTGTTCGGCGATGTCGCCAGGGCCGGCCTGCTCATGCCGGAATCCGTCCGAACACGGGAGTCGCATCGGTGA
- a CDS encoding replication-associated recombination protein A, protein MTSAPLLSGQTPLAVRMRPVSLAEVAGQQHLLRAGSPIVALADPEATSPGAVSIILWGPPGTGKTTLAQAIARSSGRRFVELSAITAGVKDVREVMQEAITQRDLYGQTTILFLDEIHRFTKAQQDALLPGVENGWVILIAATTENPSFSVISPLLSRSLLLTLQPLTDDDIAMLIDRAISDARGLNGTVAIDEAARSALVRLASGDARRALTGLEAAAAVAMSHTADDTETAITADDVAQAVDRALLRYDRQGDEHYDVISAFIKSIRGSDVDAALHYLARMIEAGEDPRFIARRLVISASEDIGLADPQGLVIATAAADAVAFIGMPEGRIPLAEATVYLATTAKSNASYNGINAAIADVRAGNFGRVPAHLRDAHYAGAKRLGHGKGYVFPHDNEYGIVPQQYLPDELVGRRYYEPKQLGAERDVSARLERIRRILGDR, encoded by the coding sequence ATGACATCTGCGCCTCTGCTCTCGGGACAGACACCCCTTGCGGTGCGGATGCGACCCGTCTCGCTCGCCGAGGTGGCCGGCCAGCAGCATCTGCTGCGCGCCGGATCGCCGATCGTCGCGCTGGCAGACCCGGAGGCGACGTCGCCAGGGGCGGTGTCGATCATCCTCTGGGGCCCGCCAGGCACGGGGAAGACCACGCTCGCACAGGCCATCGCACGCTCCTCCGGCCGACGCTTCGTCGAACTGTCGGCCATCACCGCCGGCGTGAAAGACGTGCGCGAGGTGATGCAGGAGGCGATCACCCAGCGCGATCTGTACGGGCAGACGACGATCCTGTTCCTCGATGAGATCCACCGATTCACGAAGGCGCAGCAGGACGCGCTGCTGCCGGGTGTCGAGAACGGCTGGGTGATCCTGATCGCCGCGACGACCGAGAACCCGTCGTTCTCGGTGATCTCACCGCTGCTGTCGAGGTCGCTGCTGCTCACGCTTCAGCCCCTCACCGACGACGACATCGCGATGCTGATCGATCGTGCGATCTCCGACGCGCGCGGGCTGAACGGCACCGTCGCGATCGACGAGGCCGCCCGGTCGGCGCTGGTGCGGCTGGCGTCCGGCGACGCGCGACGCGCACTCACCGGCCTCGAAGCCGCTGCCGCCGTCGCGATGTCGCATACCGCAGACGACACCGAGACGGCGATCACGGCCGACGATGTGGCTCAGGCCGTCGACCGCGCACTGCTGCGCTACGACCGGCAGGGCGACGAGCACTACGACGTGATCAGCGCGTTCATCAAGTCGATCCGCGGCTCGGACGTCGATGCGGCGCTGCACTACCTCGCACGCATGATCGAGGCGGGGGAGGACCCGCGCTTCATCGCACGGCGCCTGGTGATCTCGGCATCCGAGGACATCGGGCTGGCAGACCCGCAAGGACTGGTCATCGCCACAGCTGCCGCCGATGCGGTGGCGTTCATCGGTATGCCGGAGGGACGCATCCCCCTCGCAGAGGCGACCGTGTATCTCGCGACCACGGCGAAGTCGAACGCCTCGTACAACGGCATCAACGCGGCGATCGCGGATGTCCGTGCCGGCAATTTCGGCCGCGTTCCCGCGCACCTTCGCGACGCGCACTATGCGGGCGCCAAGCGCCTCGGCCATGGCAAGGGCTATGTCTTCCCGCACGACAACGAGTACGGCATCGTGCCGCAGCAGTACCTGCCGGACGAACTCGTCGGCCGTCGCTATTACGAGCCCAAGCAGCTCGGAGCCGAGCGCGACGTGTCGGCCAGGCTCGAACGCATCCGTCGCATCCTCGGTGATCGCTGA
- the alaS gene encoding alanine--tRNA ligase, whose amino-acid sequence MKTADIAQRYLSYFEKNEHTIVPSASLVSDDPTVMFTIAGMVPFIPYLTGVVPAPYSRAADVQKCIRTNDIEEVGKTVRHGTFFQMLGNWSFGDYFKEGAITYAWELLTTSEADGGLGFQEKDFWVTVYETDDEAADIWRRVIGLPEERIQRLGRADNYWHTGQPGPGGPDSEIFFDRGAEFGRDGGPAADDNRYMELWNLVFMQELLSDVRSQVDFDIAGPLPKKNIDTGMGLERVAFLKQGVANMYETDQIRPVLDRAVELSGKRYGAVHEDDVRFRVIADHVRSSLMLLSDGVKPSNEGRGYVLRRLMRRTVRAMRLLGVDAPVFPELFATSRDAMKSAYPVLETDWTRLSGLAVAEEETFLRTLAQGSTILDLALADTKKAGKQTLAGPEAFLLHDTYGFPIDLTLEIAEEAGLNVDRTAFDTLMQEQRTRAKADAKSRKRQLADVSVYRDFRALGETGFAGYTDLDIESRVLGILVDGQPVASAGEGQVAEIILAETTLYAESGGQVADKGTIVGAGFELDVLDVQKPVAGLISHTVQVVSGSVALDDRATTVVDAANRRAARQAHSATHLVHAALRDTLGPTATQAGSLNRAGYMRFDFSWSQALSVDARTDIEEITNRAVQDALEVTTRIVSLDEAKEAGAMALFGEKYGDVVRMVDIGGPWSRELCAGTHVNTSAEIGLVSVVGESSVGASNRRIEALVGQDAFRELAAERAIVSQLTSALKTPREQLPERIAEIAANLKTAEKRIAQFEAKQREGQVPAIAEAAERVGAYRVAAVSLGDVASADDVRTLALSVRERLGSDAAVVALGGVAAGRPVVVVATNDSARAAGAKAGALAKRAAGVLGGGGGGRDDVAQGGGTDATALGAALDAVTQELRGA is encoded by the coding sequence ATGAAAACTGCGGACATCGCGCAGCGCTATCTCAGCTACTTCGAGAAGAACGAGCACACGATCGTGCCCTCTGCGTCGCTCGTGAGCGACGACCCGACGGTGATGTTCACGATCGCCGGCATGGTGCCGTTCATCCCGTATCTGACCGGAGTCGTGCCTGCGCCGTACTCGCGTGCAGCCGATGTGCAGAAGTGCATTCGTACCAACGACATCGAAGAGGTCGGCAAGACGGTGCGTCACGGCACGTTCTTCCAGATGCTCGGCAACTGGTCGTTCGGCGACTACTTCAAGGAGGGAGCGATCACGTACGCGTGGGAGCTCCTGACCACGAGCGAGGCCGATGGCGGACTCGGGTTCCAGGAGAAGGACTTCTGGGTCACCGTCTACGAGACCGATGACGAAGCCGCAGACATCTGGCGGCGCGTGATCGGGCTTCCGGAGGAGCGGATTCAGCGCCTCGGACGTGCCGACAACTACTGGCACACGGGCCAGCCCGGTCCCGGCGGCCCCGACTCGGAGATCTTCTTCGATCGCGGCGCGGAGTTCGGGCGCGACGGCGGTCCGGCGGCGGACGACAACCGATACATGGAGCTGTGGAATCTCGTCTTCATGCAGGAGCTGCTCAGCGACGTGCGCTCCCAGGTCGACTTCGATATCGCGGGTCCGCTGCCGAAGAAGAACATCGATACGGGCATGGGCCTGGAGCGTGTCGCCTTCCTCAAGCAGGGCGTGGCGAACATGTACGAGACGGACCAGATCCGTCCTGTGCTCGACCGCGCCGTCGAGCTGTCCGGCAAGCGCTACGGGGCCGTCCATGAGGACGACGTCCGCTTCCGCGTGATCGCGGATCACGTGCGATCGTCGCTCATGCTGCTCTCCGACGGCGTGAAACCCTCGAACGAGGGCCGTGGCTACGTGCTGCGCCGGCTCATGCGCCGCACGGTGCGCGCCATGCGGCTGCTCGGCGTGGACGCACCTGTCTTCCCCGAACTGTTCGCCACCTCCCGAGACGCGATGAAGTCCGCATACCCGGTTCTCGAGACCGACTGGACCAGGCTCTCCGGCCTGGCCGTCGCCGAGGAGGAGACGTTCCTGCGCACGCTCGCGCAGGGATCCACGATCCTCGACCTCGCACTCGCCGACACCAAGAAGGCAGGCAAGCAGACTCTTGCCGGGCCTGAGGCTTTCCTGCTGCACGACACCTACGGCTTCCCGATCGATCTCACGCTCGAGATCGCAGAGGAGGCGGGCCTCAACGTCGATCGCACGGCCTTCGACACGCTGATGCAGGAGCAGCGCACACGTGCGAAGGCCGATGCGAAGAGCCGCAAGCGCCAGCTCGCCGACGTCTCGGTCTACCGCGACTTCCGCGCCCTCGGCGAGACCGGATTCGCCGGATACACCGATCTCGACATCGAGTCGCGCGTGCTCGGCATCCTCGTCGACGGCCAACCAGTAGCATCCGCCGGCGAGGGCCAGGTCGCCGAGATCATCCTCGCCGAGACGACGCTGTACGCCGAGTCAGGCGGTCAGGTCGCCGACAAGGGAACGATCGTCGGCGCCGGGTTCGAGCTCGACGTGCTCGACGTGCAGAAGCCGGTCGCCGGCCTCATCAGCCATACCGTGCAGGTGGTCAGCGGCAGCGTCGCACTCGATGATCGCGCGACGACCGTCGTGGACGCGGCGAACCGCCGAGCAGCCCGTCAGGCGCACTCGGCGACGCACCTCGTGCACGCCGCGCTGCGCGACACGCTCGGTCCGACCGCCACCCAGGCCGGATCGCTCAACCGCGCGGGTTACATGCGCTTCGACTTCTCGTGGTCGCAGGCGCTCTCCGTGGACGCACGCACCGATATCGAGGAGATCACCAACCGCGCCGTCCAGGACGCCCTCGAGGTGACGACGCGCATCGTGTCGCTCGATGAGGCGAAGGAAGCCGGCGCCATGGCGCTGTTCGGCGAGAAGTACGGCGACGTCGTGCGGATGGTCGACATCGGCGGCCCGTGGTCGCGGGAGCTCTGCGCGGGCACCCACGTGAACACCAGCGCGGAGATCGGACTTGTCAGCGTCGTGGGCGAGTCGTCGGTCGGCGCCTCCAACCGACGTATCGAGGCATTGGTCGGTCAGGACGCATTCCGCGAGCTCGCTGCAGAGCGTGCGATCGTGTCGCAGCTCACGAGCGCTCTCAAGACGCCGCGCGAGCAGCTGCCGGAGCGGATCGCCGAGATCGCCGCGAACCTGAAGACGGCCGAGAAGCGGATCGCGCAGTTCGAGGCGAAGCAGCGCGAGGGGCAGGTGCCCGCGATCGCGGAGGCGGCGGAGCGCGTCGGCGCATATCGCGTCGCGGCGGTGTCGCTCGGCGACGTCGCATCGGCGGACGACGTGCGCACGCTGGCGCTCAGCGTCCGTGAGCGCCTCGGCTCGGATGCCGCGGTCGTGGCACTCGGCGGCGTCGCAGCCGGACGTCCGGTCGTCGTGGTCGCCACCAACGATTCCGCACGTGCGGCGGGCGCGAAGGCTGGTGCGCTCGCGAAGCGCGCGGCCGGTGTGCTCGGGGGCGGCGGCGGCGGACGCGATGATGTCGCACAGGGCGGCGGAACGGATGCCACGGCATTGGGCGCGGCGCTGGACGCCGTGACGCAGGAGCTGCGCGGCGCGTGA
- a CDS encoding uroporphyrinogen-III synthase, which produces MSSRSILDAALAGCTIVVAADRRAGDLASALERRGAVVCRAPALSIVPNADDEELIRRTRDLVERPPDIVVVTTGVGFRGWMDAAHEHDLAEALTDALRGSQFVARGPKANGAIQQAGFVADWVAESETAAEVGEYLLSSSLTGKRIAVQHHGAGSDGLDNLLEVAGAEVESLTVYRWGPPADPHLVERSVAHAAGGEVDAVLFTSAPGAAEWIRAARRLKALDGIRHRAASGRLLLAAVGPITAAPLREHGLRETIADRGRLGSLARCVIGYFGGGGGAPALMTSAGSVSMRSGGVVIDGEFIALSRAGAGLLGALFDAGGRVLSREEIAVALPRTGGNAHAVEMAVARVREALGDVDVIRTVVKRGYRLAVEDPA; this is translated from the coding sequence GTGAGCTCCCGCAGCATTCTGGATGCCGCGCTCGCGGGCTGCACGATCGTCGTCGCCGCAGATCGTCGAGCGGGCGATCTGGCGAGCGCGCTGGAGCGGCGGGGCGCTGTGGTCTGCCGCGCTCCCGCTCTGAGCATCGTGCCCAACGCCGACGACGAAGAACTCATCCGCCGCACGCGTGATCTCGTCGAGCGTCCACCGGACATCGTGGTCGTCACCACCGGAGTGGGCTTCCGCGGCTGGATGGACGCCGCACATGAACATGATCTCGCCGAAGCGCTGACCGATGCGCTGCGCGGCTCGCAGTTCGTCGCCAGGGGACCCAAAGCGAACGGAGCCATCCAGCAGGCCGGGTTCGTCGCGGACTGGGTGGCCGAGTCGGAGACGGCCGCCGAAGTAGGGGAGTACCTGCTCTCCTCCTCTCTCACCGGAAAGCGCATCGCGGTGCAGCATCATGGCGCAGGATCCGACGGACTGGACAACCTGCTCGAGGTCGCAGGGGCGGAGGTCGAGAGCCTCACTGTGTATCGCTGGGGTCCGCCGGCCGATCCGCATCTCGTGGAACGCTCGGTCGCCCACGCCGCAGGAGGCGAGGTCGATGCGGTGCTGTTCACCTCGGCACCTGGCGCCGCGGAATGGATCCGCGCTGCCAGACGACTGAAGGCGCTGGACGGCATCCGGCACCGAGCGGCATCCGGCAGGCTGCTGCTCGCTGCGGTCGGACCGATCACCGCGGCGCCGTTGCGCGAGCACGGGCTCCGCGAGACGATCGCCGATCGCGGCCGGCTCGGCTCCCTCGCGCGCTGTGTGATCGGCTACTTCGGCGGCGGGGGAGGCGCACCGGCGCTGATGACATCAGCGGGCAGTGTGTCGATGCGCAGTGGCGGGGTCGTGATCGACGGCGAGTTCATCGCGCTCTCCCGCGCCGGCGCTGGCCTGCTCGGCGCCCTCTTCGACGCGGGCGGCCGTGTGCTGTCGCGGGAGGAGATCGCCGTCGCGCTGCCGCGCACAGGAGGCAATGCGCATGCCGTCGAGATGGCTGTCGCACGCGTTCGGGAGGCGCTCGGAGACGTGGACGTCATCCGCACCGTCGTGAAGAGGGGCTACCGCCTCGCTGTGGAGGACCCAGCGTGA